From the Cervus elaphus chromosome 20, mCerEla1.1, whole genome shotgun sequence genome, one window contains:
- the BEST4 gene encoding bestrophin-4 — MTVSYTLKVAEARFGGFSGLLLRWRGSIYKLLYKEFLLFIALYALLSVTYRLLLTQEQKHVYAQVARYCNRSADLIPLSFVLGFYVTMVVNRWWAQYTSIPLPDQLMCVISATVHGVDQRGRLLRRTLIRYANLASVLVLRSVSTRVLKRFPTMEHVVDAGFMSQEERKKFESLKSDFNKYWIPCVWFTNLAAQARRDGRIRDDIALCLLLEELNKYRAKCSMLFHYDWISIPLVYTQVVTIAVYSFFALSLVGRQFVEPVAGAAKPREPLEPGPAVGDLDMYVPLTTLLQFFFYAGWLKVAEQIINPFGEDDDDFETNQLIDRNLQVSLLSVDDMYQNLPPTEKDAYWDEDSAQPPYTVATVAESLRPSFLGSTFNLRMSDDPEQSLQVEASPGPARPVTAQTPLLGRFLGVGAPSPAISLRNFGRVRAPRTPHLLRFRVEEGGDVEAADRIEEEASGSGDETQEP; from the exons ATGACCGTCTCCTACACCCTCAAAGTGGCGGAGGCCCGCTTCGGAGGCTTCTCTGGTCTGCTTCTCCGTTGGCGGGGAAGCATCTACAAGCTCCTCTACAAGGAGTTCCTCCTCTTCATCGCCCTGTATGCTCTGCTCAGCGTCACCTACCG GCTGCTGCTGACCCAGGAGCAGAAGCACGTGTATGCTCAGGTGGCCCGATACTGCAACCGCTCTGCGGACCTCATCCCCTTGTCCTTTGTACTGG GTTTCTACGTGACCATGGTGGTGAACCGCTGGTGGGCCCAGTACACAAGCATCCCGCTGCCGGACCAGCTGATGTGCGTCATCTCGGCCACCGTGCACGGCGTGGACCAGCGTGGCCGTCTGCTGCGCCGCACCCTCATTCGCTACGCCAACCTAGCGTCGGTGCTGGTGCTGCGCTCTGTCAGCACGCGCGTGCTCAAGCGCTTTCCCACCATGGAGCACGTGGTGGACGCAG GTTTCATGtcccaggaagagaggaaaaagttTGAGAGCCTGAAATCTGACTTCAATAAGTACTGGATTCCTTGCGTCTGGTTCACCAATCTGGCGGCCCAGGCCCGGAGGGACGGGCGAATCCGTGATGACATTGCTCTCTGCCTGCTCCTGGAA GAGCTGAACAAGTACCGGGCCAAGTGCAGCATGCTCTTCCACTATGACTGGATCAGCATCCCCCTCGTCTACACCCAA gtggTGACCATAGCGGTATACTCCTTCTTTGCCCTCTCCTTGGTGGGCCGCCAGTTCGTGGAGCCAGTGGCAGGTGCTGCCAAACCTCGGGAGCCTCTGGAACCAGGGCCAGCTGTAGGCGATCTGGACATGTATGTGCCTCTCACCACTCTGCTGCAGTTCTTCTTCTATGCTGGCTGGCTCAAG GTGGCAGAACAGATCATTAATCCCTTTGGTGAGGATGATGACGACTTTGAAACCAACCAGCTTATAGACCGCAACTTGCAG GTATCCCTGCTCTCCGTGGATGACATGTACCAGAACCTGCCTCCCACGGAGAAGGACGCCTACTGGGATGAGGACTCGGCGCAGCCGCCCTACACAGTGGCCACGGTGGCCGAGTCGCTGCGGCCTTCCTTCCTGGGCTCCACCTTCAACCTGCG CATGAGCGACGACCCTGAGCAGAGCCTGCAGGTGGAGGCGTCACCTGGGCCAGCCCGGCCTGTGACCGCGCAGACCCCACTGCTCGGCCGCTTCCTGGGCGTAGGCGCTCCCTCGCCAGCCATCAGCCTTCGGAACTTCGGCCGCGTCCGCGCCCCCCGGACCCCGCATCTGCTGCGCTTCCGGGTCGAAGAGGGCGGCGACGTCGAGGCAGCGGACCGCATCGAGGAGGAGGCGTCAGGGTCTGGGGACGAGACCCAGGAGCCCTGA
- the RPS8 gene encoding 40S ribosomal protein S8 has product MGISRDNWHKRRKTGGKRKPYHKKRKYELGRPAANTKIGPRRIHTVRVRGGNKKYRALRLDVGNFSWGSECCTRKTRIIDVVYNASNNELVRTKTLVKNCIVLIDSTPYRQWYESHYALPLGRKKGAKLTPEEEEILNKKRSKKIQKKYDERKKNAKISSLLEEQFQQGKLLACIASRPGQCGRADGYVLEGKELEFYLRKIKARKGK; this is encoded by the exons ATGG GCATCTCTCGGGACAACTGGCACAAGCGCCGTAAGACCGGGGGCAAGAGAAAGCCCTACCACAAGAAGCGGAAGTATGAGCTGGGACGCCCCGCTGCCAACACAAAG ATTGGCCCCCGCCGCATACACACAGTCCGTGTGCGGGGAGGCAACAAGAAGTACCGGGCCTTGAGGCTGGACGTGGGGAACTTCTCCTGGGGCTCGGAGT GTTGTACACGCAAGACAAGAATAATCGATGTTGTCTATAATGCATCCAACAACGAACTGGTCCGTACTAAGACGCTGGTGAAGAACTGTATTGTGCTCATCGACAGCACACCGTACCGACAGTGGTACGAGTCCCACTATGCACTGCCCCTGGGCCGCAAGAAGGGGGCCAAGCTG ACTCCTGAGGAGGAAGAGATTTTAAACAAGAAACGAtcaaagaaaattcagaagaaatacgatgagaggaaaaagaatgcgAAAATCAGCAGTCTTCTAGAGGAGCAGTTCCAGCAGGGCAAGCTTCTTG CATGCATCGCTTCAAGACCAGGCCAGTGTGGCCGAGCAGACGGCTATGTGCTAGAGGGAAAAGAGCTCGAGTTCTATCTGAGGAAGATCAAGGCCCGGAAAGGCAAATAA